In Ptychodera flava strain L36383 chromosome 17, AS_Pfla_20210202, whole genome shotgun sequence, one genomic interval encodes:
- the LOC139116646 gene encoding melatonin receptor type 1B-B-like has protein sequence MNRTNSTVVDEHNADNAMPADDLPPSWLTYLCGTLELLLAVGAIVGNAMFILIVAFKKKLRSWMNVFLVNLSITDIIAALFVSLPTTDAYYHRSWRFGATFCLIHNLLHPILVATSLWLTACISMNRYIYIVHNKRYQQLTNKFTMTIAITFVWVAPVLAQYRIYMDASLSSYAPSAFRCRKPEFNFFFILFIYIPTAMVCVLYVPIIAFVINSRRRLRTHAAAEPQSTTVRTGPTPQEVRMALVIFGVFCLVLLGYLPFAVIVNIYQLFGRRPPVEALLGAYPLMHIGGVLNPCLYGVNNRQFKDAYMELLTGKLIRCSIRLPANAVTPLTTRMDVGTSDNNIGLPSTSMDTSLETDRAL, from the coding sequence ATGAATCGCACAAATTCTACTGTCGTTGACGAACACAACGCAGACAACGCTATGCCTGCCGATgatttgccgccatcttggctaACATATCTGTGCGGTACACTAGAACTCCTCTTGGCGGTCGGAGCAATCGTAGGGAACGCTATGTTCATTCTGATTGTCGCCTTCAAGAAGAAACTAAGATCCTGGATGAACGTGTTCCTGGTCAATCTGAGTATAACAGATATTATTGCAGCACTGTTCGTCTCCCTCCCGACCACTGATGCCTATTACCATAGGAGTTGGCGCTTTGGAGCCACCTTCTGTCTCATACACAACCTACTGCATCCGATCCTGGTGGCCACGTCGCTCTGGCTCACAGCGTGCATTTCCATGAATCGGTATATCTACATCGTTCATAACAAGAGATATCAACAATTAACAAACAAATTCACCATGACAATAGCTATCACATTTGTTTGGGTCGCTCCCGTATTGGCACAGTACAGGATATATATGGATGCTTCTCTTTCGTCGTATGCTCCCTCGGCATTTCGCTGTCGTAAGCCCGAATTCAACTTCTTCTTCATTCTCTTCATATACATCCCAACAGCGATGGTATGCGTTCTGTACGTCCCTATTATCGCATTCGTGATCAACAGCAGACGCCGACTCCGAACCCATGCCGCCGCAGAGCCTCAGAGTACAACCGTCAGAACAGGGCCGACTCCACAAGAGGTGCGCATGGCGCTGGTGATATTCGGCGTCTTTTGCCTGGTCCTTCTCGGCTACTTGCCCTTCGCGGTAATCGTCAACATCTACCAGTTGTTCGGCCGAAGACCACCTGTCGAGGCCCTCCTCGGTGCCTACCCGCTGATGCACATCGGCGGAGTGTTGAATCCCTGTCTATACGGCGTCAACAACAGACAATTCAAAGACGCATACATGGAACTGTTGACAGGCAAACTTATCCGCTGCTCAATCAGGCTGCCCGCCAACGCTGTGACGCCGCTAACAACAAGAATGGACGTAGGAACGTCTGACAATAATATCGGTTTACCTTCCACCAGCATGGATACATCCCTAGAAACTGACAGGGCACTGTAG
- the LOC139116647 gene encoding melatonin receptor type 1B-B-like: MNRTNSTVVDEHNADNAMPADDLPPSWLTYLCGTLELLLAVGAIVGNAMFILIVAFKKKLRSWMNVFLVNLSITDIIAALFVSLPTTDAYYHRSWRFGATFCLIHNLLHPILVATSLWLTACISMNRYIYIVHNKRYQQLTNKFTMTIAITFVWVAPVLAQYRIYMDASLSSYAPSAFRCRKPEFNFFFILFIYIPTAMVCVLYVPIIAFVINSRRRLRTHAAAEPHITTVRTGPTPQEVRMALVIFGVFCLVLLGYLPFAVIVNIYQLFGRRPPVEALLGAYPLQHIGGVLNPCLYGVNNRQFKDAYMELLTGKLIRCSIRLPANAVTPLTTRMEVGTSDNNLGLPSTSMDTSLETDRVL; encoded by the coding sequence ATGAATCGCACAAATTCTACTGTCGTTGACGAACACAACGCAGACAACGCTATGCCTGCCGATgatttgccgccatcttggctaACATATCTGTGCGGTACACTAGAACTCCTCTTGGCGGTCGGAGCAATCGTAGGGAACGCTATGTTCATTCTGATTGTCGCCTTCAAGAAGAAACTAAGATCCTGGATGAACGTGTTCCTGGTCAATCTGAGTATAACAGATATTATTGCAGCACTGTTCGTCTCCCTCCCGACCACTGATGCCTATTACCATAGGAGTTGGCGCTTTGGAGCCACCTTCTGTCTCATACACAACCTACTGCATCCGATCCTGGTGGCCACGTCGCTCTGGCTCACAGCGTGCATTTCCATGAATCGGTATATCTACATCGTTCATAACAAGAGATATCAACAATTAACAAACAAATTCACCATGACAATAGCTATCACATTTGTTTGGGTCGCTCCCGTATTGGCACAGTACAGGATATATATGGATGCTTCTCTTTCGTCGTATGCTCCCTCGGCATTTCGCTGTCGTAAGCCCGAATTCAACTTCTTCTTCATTCTCTTCATATACATCCCAACAGCGATGGTATGCGTTCTGTACGTCCCTATTATCGCATTCGTGATCAACAGCAGACGCCGACTACGAACCCATGCCGCCGCAGAGCCTCATATTACAACCGTCAGAACAGGGCCGACTCCACAAGAGGTGCGCATGGCGCTGGTGATATTCGGCGTCTTTTGCCTGGTCCTTCTCGGCTACTTGCCCTTCGCGGTAATCGTCAACATCTACCAGTTGTTCGGCCGAAGACCACCTGTCGAGGCCCTTCTCGGTGCCTACCCGCTGCAGCACATCGGCGGAGTGTTGAATCCCTGTCTATACGGCGTCAACAACAGACAATTCAAAGACGCATACATGGAACTGTTGACAGGCAAACTTATCCGCTGCTCAATCAGGCTGCCCGCCAACGCTGTGACGCCGCTAACAACAAGAATGGAAGTAGGAACGTCTGACAATAATCTCGGTTTACCTTCCACCAGCATGGATACATCCCTAGAAACTGACAGGGTATTGTAG